A single window of Aspergillus flavus chromosome 4, complete sequence DNA harbors:
- a CDS encoding U3 small nucleolar ribonucleoprotein component (U3 small nucleolar ribonucleoprotein protein IMP4, putative) produces the protein RRQARERRDYLYRRALLLRDASIAEKRAQLKASLASGKPLDPSIANDKQLREDFKYDESLPTSDKKDKDADMLDLDDEYALTSGVVDPRPIVTTSRNPSVRLGAFAKEIRLLLPTSIRLNRGGLVLPDLVSSANAAALTDMVLLHEHRGTPTAMTISHLPHGPTASFSLHNVVLRADIPNAARGTVSESYPHLVFEGFKTKLGLRVVQILKHLFPPREAGKVGNRVVSFVNREDSIEVRHHVFVKTSYRDVELAEVGPRMTMRLFEIRGGSLEKGSSGDVEWALTQYTRTSRKKDYL, from the coding sequence CGCCGTCAAGCTCGTGAGCGCCGAGATTATCTGTATCGGAGAGCGTTGCTTCTCCGCGATGCCTCTATCGCCGAAAAGCGAGCACAGTTGAAGGCGTCGCTAGCTTCTGGAAAACCCCTTGATCCTTCCATCGCAAACGATAAACAGCTTCGCGAAGATTTTAAATATGACGAGTCTTTACCGACGTCGGATAAGAAAGATAAGGATGCGGATATGCTAGaccttgatgatgaatatGCCCTCACATCAGGAGTCGTCGATCCTCGCCCCATTGTCACAACTTCTCGAAACCCGTCTGTCCGTTTAGGCGCATTCGCAAAGGAAATCCGCCTGCTTCTTCCAACCTCGATTCGACTGAACCGTGGTGGTCTTGTGCTCCCAGACCTTGTATCGAGTGCCAATGCTGCAGCGTTGACGGATATGGTTCTCCTCCATGAACATCGAGGAACCCCCACAGCGATGACCATTTCTCACCTACCTCATGGCCCGACAGCCAGTTTTTCACTTCACAATGTCGTTCTTCGTGCAGACATTCCTAATGCTGCCCGTGGTACCGTGTCGGAGAGCTACCCCCACCTCGTCTTTGAGGGTTTCAAGACGAAACTGGGCCTTCGGGTAGTCCAGATATTGAAGCATCTCTTCCCTCCGCGTGAGGCTGGAAAGGTTGGCAACCGTGTCGTTAGTTTCGTGAACAGGGAGGACAGCATCGAAGTGCGGCACCACGTGTTCGTGAAGACGAGTTATCGGGACGTTGAACTGGCCGAAGTTGGCCCACGCATGACCATGAGATTGTTTGAGATCCGCGGTGGATCCCTGGAGAAGGGCTCCAGTGGTGATGTTGAATGGGCTCTTACACAGTACACCAGAACCAGCAGGAAGAAGGATTACCTGTGA
- a CDS encoding nucleoporin subcomplex protein binding to Pom34-domain-containing protein, with the protein MAPVPEAYFPSLDKCFSGDVQLLSWKRAFLYTCNPEDDLGDTGSLHAFLSHPESVQLLARCLDGFTSSSAKTKSDFESKTAAIHSETTAQASYNLKELKEDALWLSQKAGIDEISALRIAVLEWQNRPATRLLSGFSEEESTSLQSAAGVENFRMSLAGPSFAEIFSQKVGREDNASGFVSEESRRLRLRELYLSERTHIIKTARRLFALSLRNDVNEPAPQMSEQKRSDLLCQLGATLFNDNLAGDKCRTFIQACIKAIQGRLSALESDGGWLGLAESNEAVEDLWRTALVEEILHIVQILFLRLQSSAELPSADVFVSWLRLMGDYNFLETLQIPCQNPPEVLLPLQAFVSLTTLAFMKLPLTIPSIINKTCTPESNTKPPYFLSKDEIGQVNEIFVSAVVESKVASPAAFAWGLVLNTMRELALNDKENRELEQFHSAVDSFQSNTPQSTAGGASEISLYEELLECARTPKCTADDSIALLTSDEVKIMAFEIIMNLATKVGSTSAVDDMLTNRWTRTVLLDLIRVAVVYLDYSPEIVESVLAILVGSSTEPLWPINNLASPSSDPRCVFIRDELLMDNIFRLARSRFPYETVPFLKLCRALISKDLVNDEGIPVILNEMENMDTFTQALPPDFQGYETIREDENANFVTLVESLPMLGSSPRRQLSEKQTSNALVVTGSSQVPSTTIGQIVSESRPAVIMWQHQYSSLSYLGSWLEEWNENGGYSAGWGEDSIAEIIGLLADLLITSKDTQRQNGDDSGAKRILEMASDGLARQSDIISVVLDILERSLSHIGPRAGSETVLDSVIACLRFITALIEVLPGRVWPFLSRSSLFGSDGKGGIMTAVISALEVTSGEYPFLLSCVRFFESIVDDAVSRAVLRRSPNSVMGKTATVSDWTAGVPSHMMRGVLLDFVRIMVEVYNSSINWRFNSPAQRFEINAALAKTFERILYYAYGTNDSTKLDAKVTGVFSSSATYILDVLRPHSTDDLPFNPILRLIADGLQTPPTLYLRYLTLVEKQVSSTLVLSTRLLQAAQLLSTPPSLLEEQLFKAAPVLVKLYAQHDAYRLPIISLLNTLITGAALNSDKEPPSLIGHLGAESSCLFLDVLSQFDKPLSDRNLHLGIWQLLSTFVTKRQQWLAVYILTGSSPRQTLKKTDDQKAPAMRGTPFLKIALDTLSNIDQVDLQVALALLEFVSHAQENWPWATSELRKHSLFFTSLVQYVSKLKIASLSVVDQIFTTRIAAVVADLCTVYLHSAKEMQDRSFYKTLIPLVSWYAKDAVEVSGYNASLHANLKKNFEMRYSGCKLADFKRTTLQPRTLGRDYCYDIHLGEKLLSYDFAWAGTRNQGFDQEFERANLNLSLIEAKVSLLHSWKFFAIEHCSDFMTDREVQKSMAVVVQRCLEANTNGVPQEAIFARIQQTRVDFAQALLQRLVEIGSRGAEVFGLLGVVWDALRSRRATYEEAIINDDTEYYRSLLNVLFLALQFHQDSPSRTAPETLSKKAEVSSDLGLVVEIVKTVVAQGFKSLTAYLHDQPEKCTPKDFAIITAILQSCLQVKNVDRVYEHIVYHIADNDTGRHATSLFSWADQLAVAGDPVYGELSISFLVKLSTIPMLAEHLAVEVVLVRLSTCRLTNILRQPKGFGPFDSVPRMYAIWTGGILPLCLNLLYHVIRTAPEVAAFLNQFEGQLTRASEAFAADRTAGSTARRICLSMTSEAYSLALISFILDRFREAGPSAGMDAESIQELKWDRAHVKEDIEDLLERRQLLRARIVATNDKEAELVRQKPLNASSGAENRLEEKIVSELKATLVCLGGEEA; encoded by the exons ATGGCTCCCGTTCCGGAAGCCTATTTCCCGTCCCTGGACAAGTGCTTCTCCGGGGACGTCCAGCTTCT GTCCTGGAAGAGAGCATTTCTCTACACATGCAATCCCGAGGATGACCTAGGCGATACCGGCAGTCTCCATGCTTTCTTGTCGCACCCAGAAAGCGTTCAGCTTCTTGCAAGATGTTTGGACGGGTTCACCTCCTCTTCGGCGAAAACAAAGTCAGATTTTGAATCGAAAACGGCTGCGATTCATTCGGAGACAACAGCGCAAGCTTCATATAACTTGAAGGAACTCAAAGAAGACGCATTGTGGCTGAGCCAGAAAGCCGGCATTGACGAAATCAGCGCCCTAAGGATTGCAGTCTTAGAATGGCAGAATCGCCCTGCTACACGCCTTCTGTCTGGATTCTCCGAAGAAGAATCTACAAGTTTGCAGAGCGCAGCTGGTGTCGAGAACTTTCGCATGTCGCTGGCTGGACCCAGCTTTGCTGAAATTTTCAGTCAGAAAGTCGGTCGTGAGGACAATGCCTCAGGATTTGTTTCTGAAGAAAGTAGGCGCCTGCGTCTGCGAGAGTTATACTTGTCGGAAAGGACACATATTATAAAGACGGCCCGGAGGTTATTCGCTCTCTCTCTGCGCAACGACGTCAATGAACCTGCTCCGCAAATGTCCGAACAGAAACGGAGCGACTTGTTGTGCCAATTGGGAGCTACACTCTTCAACGACAATCTTGCTGGTGATAAATGCCGCACTTTCATTCAAGCATGTATCAAAGCTATCCAGGGTCGACTTTCGGCATTAGAGAGCGATGGAGGGTGGCTAGGACTCGCTGAAAGCAACGAGGCCGTGGAAGATTTGTGGCGAACGGCTCTCGTTGAAGAGATATTGCACATTGTGCAAATTCTGTTCCTACGGCTCCAATCATCTGCGGAGCTTCCTTCTGCCGATGTTTTCGTGTCCTGGCTTCGTCTCATGGGCGATTACAACTTCCTTGAGACACTCCAAATC CCATGCCAGAATCCGCCAGAAGTATTACTCCCTCTTCAGGCTTTTGTGAGCTTGACGACCCTTGCGTTCATGAAGCTACCGCTTACTATTCCGTCCATCATAAACAAAACTTGTACACCAGAATCAAACACGAAACCACCATATTTTCTCTCGAAGGATGAGATTGGTCAGGTGAATGAGATTTTTGTCTCTGCAGTGGTGGAGTCCAAAGTTGCAAGCCCCGCGGCATTCGCGTGGGGACTGGTTTTGAACACTATGAGAGAGCTTGCCCTCAATGACAAAGAGAATCGGGAGTTAGAACAGTTTCACAGCGCAGTTGACTCATTTCAATCGAATACTCCTCAATCTACCGCAGGCGGAGCTTCAGAAATTTCACTCTATGAAGAGCTGTTAGAATGTGCACGAACTCCGAAGTGCACGGCTGATGATTCTATAGCCCTGTTGACCTCGGATGAAGTGAAAATCATGGCATTTGAGATCATTATGAACCTCGCTACCAAAGTTGGCTCTACATCTGCAGTTGACGACATGTTAACGAACCGTTGGACTCGAACGGTGCTTCTGGATCTCATTCGAGTGGCCGTGGTGTACTTAGATTATTCACCCGAAATTGTGGAATCCGTTCTGGCAATTCTTGTGGGTTCATCCACAGAACCTCTATGGCCCATAAACAACCTGGCCTCGCCTTCTAGTGACCCACGGTGTGTTTTCATCAGGGATGAACTTTTGATGGACAATATCTTTCGACTAGCCCGGTCGCGGTTCCCTTATGAGACAGTGCCGTTTTTGAAACTCTGCCGCGCTCTCATTAGCAAAGACCTGGTTAATGACGAAGGTATTCCGGTAATTCTCAATGAAATGGAGAACATGGACACATTCACTCAAGCCTTGCCGCCTGATTTCCAAGGGTACGAGACGATACGGGAAGATGAGAACGCAAATTTCGTGACTCTCGTTGAATCCCTTCCAATGCTTGGCTCATCCCCTCGAAGACAGTTATCCGAGAAACAAACCAGCAATGCTCTGGTTGTCACGGGCTCATCTCAAGTTCCGTCTACGACAATTGGGCAAATCGTGTCCGAGTCAAGGCCCGCTGTTATTATGTGGCAGCACCAGTATTCTTCGTTAAGCTACCTAGGAAGCTGGCtggaggaatggaatgaaAACGGAGGATATTCAGCAGGATGGGGAGAGGACTCTATCGCGGAAATCATAGGACTCTTGGCAGACCTTCTCATTACCTCCAAAGATACACAACGTCAAAATGGCGATGACTCAGGCGCTAAGAGGATCTTGGAGATGGCAAGCGATGGGTTAGCCCGGCAAAGCGACATTATTTCAGTGGTACTCGACATTCTCGAACGCAGTCTGTCTCATATTGGCCCTAGAGCAGGTTCTGAGACTGTTTTGGATTCCGTTATTGCCTGCCTGCGGTTTATCACCGCTCTTATTGAAGTTTTACCTGGCAGAGTATGGCCGTTCCTATCTCGGAGCAGCTTATTTGGTTCTGATGGCAAAGGCGGCATCATGACCGCAGTCATCTCCGCCCTCGAGGTCACATCAGGCGAATAtcccttcctcctcagcTGCGTACGTTTTTTCGAGTCCATTGTTGACGACGCTGTCTCTCGTGCTGTATTGAGGAGAAGCCCCAATAGCGTAATGGGCAAGACAGCAACCGTTTCTGATTGGACTGCTGGTGTTCCATCTCATATGATGAGAGGAGTCCTCTTGGACTTTGTTCGAATAATGGTCGAAGTGTACAACAGTAGCATCAATTGGCGATTTAACTCCCCGGCGCAGAGATTCGAGATCAACGCCGCACTCGCTAAGACATTCGAAAGAATACTCTACTATGCTTATGGCACCAACGACTCTACAAAACTGGATGCGAAAGTTACTGGTGTGTTCTCGTCCTCGGCGACGTATATACTGGATGTTTTACGACCGCATTCGACAGATGATCTCCCTTTCAACCCGATCCTTCGACTCATTGCCGACGGCCTTCAAACCCCGCCCACATTATATCTTCGGTACTTAACACTGGTAGAAAAGCAAGTGAGTTCGACACTTGTACTCTCTACTAGACTTTTACAGGCCGCCCAGCTACTCTCGACACCGCCGTCATTATTAGAAGAGCAACTGTTTAAGGCAGCTCCGGTCCTCGTCAAATTATATGCACAGCATGACGCCTACCGACTACCTATTATATCTCTTCTTAACACACTTATCACAGGCGCGGCTTTGAATTCAGACAAAGAGCCACCGTCCCTGATTGGCCATTTGGGAGCCGAGTCATcctgtctctttcttgatgTCCTATCACAATTTGACAAGCCGTTAAGTGATCGGAACCTACACTTGGGAATATGGCAGCTATTGTCAACATTTGTCACCAAGCGTCAGCAGTGGCTTGCGGTCTATATTCTTACAGGATCGTCTCCTCGTCAAACACTTAAGAAGACCGACGATCAAAAAGCCCCGGCTATGAGAGGAACACCGTTTTTGAAGATTGCGCTGGATACACTCTCAAACATCGACCAAGTTGATCTCCAGGTAGCTCTTGCGTTGCTAGAGTTCGTCTCTCATGCCCAAGAAAATTGGCCCTGGGCTACCTCTGAGCTGAGAAAGCACTCCCTGTTTTTCACCAGCCTCGTGCAATATGTCTCGAAGTTGAAGATAGCGTCACTATCTGTGGTGGATCAGATATTTACTACACGAATTGCAGCTGTCGTCGCTGATCTCTGCACCGTGTATTTGCATTCCGCAAAGGAAATGCAGGATCGATCGTTCTACAAGACTTTGATCCCGCTTGTGTCTTGGTACGCGAAGGATGCAGTTGAGGTCTCGGGGTACAATGCCTCACTACACGCCAACTTGAAGAAGAACTTTGAGATGAGGTATTCGGGCTGCAAGCTCGCTGATTTTAAAAGGACGACATTGCAACCGCGCACCCTGGGCCGTGACTATTGTTATGATATTCACCTTGGCGAAAAGCTTCTCTCTTACGATTTTGCATGGGCAGGAACCCGCAACCAAGGTTTTGACCAGGAGTTCGAACGAGCTAATCTCAATCTGTCACTGATTGAGGCCAAAGTG TCGCTCCTCCATAGCTGGAAATTCTTCGCCATCGAGCATTGCTCAGACTTTATGACGGATCGAGAGGTTCAGAAATCGATGGCTGTAGTCGTACAGAGATGCCTTGAAGCTAATACCAATGGCGTTCCACAAGAAGCAATCTTCGCACGGATTCAACAAACACGGGTAGATTTTGCACAAGCTCTCCTCCAGCGACTTGTCGAGATTGGATCCCGGGGTGCTGAAGTTTTTGGTCTGCTTGGGGTAGTGTGGGATGCATTGCGCTCTCGCCGCGCAACGTATGAGGAGGCAATCATCAATGACGACACCGAGTATTACCGGTCCCTTCTCAATGTGCTCTTCCTCGCCCTTCAGTTCCATCAAGACTCACCTTCACGGACAGCGCCCGAAACGCTCAGTAAGAAAGCTGAGGTATCATCTGACTTAGGACTGGTGGTCGAAATTGTAAAGACTGTGGTTGCTCAAGGGTTCAAGTCTTTGACCGCGTACTTGCACGATCAACCAGAGAAATGCACACCGAAGGACTTTGCCATCATAACAGCCATTCTGCAAAGCTGCTTGCAGGTGAAGAATGTTGATCGCGTATACGAGCATATCGTTTATCATATTGCGGATAACGACACAGGTCGTCATGCAACTTCTCTCTTTTCGTGGGCTGATCAATTGGCTGTGGCCGGTGATCCCGTCTACGGAGAACTCAGTATCTCTTTCCTTGTTAAGCTATCGACCATACCCATGCTAGCAGAACATCTCGCTGTCGAGGTTGTTTTAGTCAGACTCTCTACATGCCGCTTGACAAATATCCTGCGACAGCCCAAGGGCTTTGGTCCCTTTGACTCTGTGCCCAGGATGTATGCTATCTGGACCGGCGGTATTCTTCCCCTTTGCCTGAACCTTCTCTACCACGTCATTCGCACAGCGCCCGAAGTGGCGGCCTTCCTCAATCAATTTGAGGGCCAACTTACGCGGGCGTCCGAGGCGTTTGCTGCCGATCGCACGGCTGGGTCTACGGCTCGGCGCATCTGTCTGAGCATGACATCTGAGGCGTACTCACTGGCACTAATCTCCTTCATATTGGACCGATTCCGCGAAGCAGGACCCAGCGCCGGTATGGATGCTGAGTCAATCCAGGAACTCAAATGGGATAGGGCACATGTCAaggaagacattgaagaTCTCCTAGAACGCAGACAACTCCTTCGAGCACGGATCGTGGCCACCAACGACAAAGAAGCGGAGCTGGTCCGCCAGAAACCATTGAACGCTTCATCGGGGGCCGAGAACCGactggaggagaagatcgtgAGCGAGTTGAAGGCCACACTGGTCTGTcttggaggagaggaggcgTAA